The Flavobacterium sp. 123 genome contains a region encoding:
- a CDS encoding YdcH family protein, with amino-acid sequence MGRHDLLHEFPEYQEKIHQMKVEDDHFRELFDEYDELEHEVHRINTGVDVVTDEYTHVLKARMLFIKDEIFSMLNKQ; translated from the coding sequence ATGGGAAGACACGATTTATTACACGAATTTCCTGAATATCAGGAAAAAATACATCAGATGAAGGTTGAAGACGATCACTTCAGAGAATTGTTTGATGAATACGATGAATTAGAACATGAAGTGCATCGAATTAATACTGGAGTAGATGTTGTTACAGATGAGTATACTCATGTTTTGAAAGCTAGAATGCTTTTTATTAAAGATGAAATATTTTCAATGTTAAACAAACAGTAA
- a CDS encoding sulfite exporter TauE/SafE family protein, with amino-acid sequence MLYSAFFFGLISSLHCIGMCGPIAMMLPVDRNNQAKKVTQIVTYHLGRLSAYATIGLVFGLLGKGFFLAGIQQKLSIFIGVAMILVILIPEKKLALYNFSKPIFKLILKMKATLGSQFKNRSYKSLFTIGLLNGFLPCGMVYVALFGAIAMQSPGYGVVYMLLFGLGTVPMMSSVVYLNSFLTVPIRNKIQKAIPYVAVLIGVLFILRGLGLGIPYVSPANMSLFVQQNPNCH; translated from the coding sequence ATGCTTTACTCAGCTTTCTTTTTTGGCTTAATAAGTAGTTTGCACTGCATAGGAATGTGTGGGCCAATTGCTATGATGCTTCCTGTTGACAGGAATAATCAGGCCAAAAAAGTAACTCAAATTGTTACGTATCATCTAGGAAGATTATCCGCTTATGCAACTATTGGTCTTGTTTTTGGATTGTTAGGAAAAGGATTCTTCCTGGCTGGGATACAACAAAAACTGTCTATATTCATAGGTGTTGCTATGATTTTAGTCATTCTGATACCGGAGAAAAAATTGGCGCTATACAATTTCTCAAAACCTATTTTTAAATTAATTTTAAAGATGAAGGCTACTTTAGGGAGTCAATTTAAAAATAGAAGTTATAAATCATTATTTACCATTGGATTACTCAATGGATTCTTACCCTGTGGCATGGTATACGTCGCTTTATTTGGAGCAATAGCAATGCAAAGTCCGGGTTATGGGGTTGTATATATGTTGCTATTTGGATTAGGAACTGTTCCTATGATGAGTAGTGTAGTTTATTTGAATTCGTTTTTAACCGTTCCTATTCGAAATAAAATTCAAAAAGCAATTCCGTATGTTGCGGTACTTATTGGGGTGTTATTTATTTTGAGAGGACTAGGGTTAGGGATTCCTTACGTTTCTCCAGCAAACATGAGTTTATTTGTACAACAAAATCCCAATTGCCATTAA
- a CDS encoding FixH family protein gives MKFNWGTGVVIAFALFMSFILYFVFKVQSNSKYDNELVVEEYYKHDAHFGDEMVRVQNAHDLAQKPSIKSTSEGILVTFPEVFIPNEIKGNVSLYRPSNKKLDFEVPISLSGHTLLIPKKSLVGGRWDINMEWQNEGKSYLTKEIIYIN, from the coding sequence ATGAAATTCAATTGGGGAACAGGCGTTGTAATTGCTTTTGCATTATTCATGTCATTCATATTATATTTTGTTTTTAAAGTACAATCAAATTCAAAATATGATAATGAGTTAGTTGTTGAGGAATATTATAAACATGACGCTCATTTTGGTGATGAAATGGTAAGGGTTCAAAATGCGCATGATTTAGCTCAAAAACCATCAATAAAATCTACTTCAGAGGGCATTTTAGTCACTTTTCCAGAGGTGTTTATTCCCAATGAAATAAAAGGAAATGTGTCCCTATATAGACCGTCTAACAAAAAACTAGATTTTGAAGTTCCGATTTCGCTTTCTGGTCACACTTTGCTCATACCTAAAAAAAGTTTGGTAGGCGGTCGTTGGGATATTAATATGGAATGGCAAAATGAAGGAAAATCATATTTGACCAAAGAAATAATTTATATAAATTAG
- the ccoG gene encoding cytochrome c oxidase accessory protein CcoG → MSKLPDEAFRDTIGTIDEEGNRKFIFPKKPSGKFYDYRKWISYFLLIILVANPFIKINGNQFMMFNVLERRFNIFGFPFWPQDFYLFVLFMIVGVVFVILFTVIFGRIFCGWICPQTIFLEMVFRRIEYWIEGDRGAQIRLSKQEWNAEKIRKKGVKWFIFLIISFFIANVFLAYLIGSDELFKMIEEGPENNISTLIALLIFTGVFYFIFAWFREQVCIIACPYGRLQGVLLDNKSINVAYDFVRGEKEVGRAKFNKQEDRALTGKGDCIDCKQCVHVCPTGIDIRNGTQLECVNCTACIDECDTIMEGVGLPKGLIRYASEDEIEKKSKFKFTARMKGYSAVLFILTGILIGLLFLRTEVEATFLRLPGQLFQHKGDNISNIYTFKIINKTNTDFNDIHFKLVGIKGTLKVVGKQDFKVPKQGMDGGTLFIEINQYLLQSDKTKLQIEVYNGDKKIETSTTSFLSPRSFD, encoded by the coding sequence ATGTCAAAATTACCAGACGAAGCTTTTAGAGATACCATAGGAACTATTGACGAAGAAGGGAATAGAAAATTTATTTTTCCTAAAAAACCTTCCGGAAAATTTTATGATTACAGGAAATGGATTAGTTATTTCTTGTTAATTATTTTAGTTGCTAATCCGTTCATAAAGATTAATGGCAATCAGTTCATGATGTTTAATGTCTTAGAAAGAAGATTTAATATTTTCGGATTTCCTTTTTGGCCCCAAGATTTTTATCTCTTTGTTCTTTTCATGATTGTTGGTGTCGTTTTCGTTATTCTTTTTACGGTAATTTTTGGACGTATATTTTGTGGATGGATTTGTCCACAGACTATCTTTTTAGAAATGGTTTTCCGAAGAATAGAATATTGGATTGAAGGAGATCGTGGTGCTCAAATTCGTTTGAGTAAACAAGAATGGAATGCCGAAAAAATAAGAAAAAAAGGTGTTAAATGGTTTATCTTTCTTATCATATCTTTTTTTATTGCTAATGTATTTTTAGCGTATTTAATCGGTAGTGATGAATTGTTCAAAATGATTGAAGAAGGGCCAGAGAACAATATAAGCACATTAATTGCTTTACTCATTTTTACTGGAGTATTCTATTTTATATTTGCTTGGTTTAGAGAACAAGTGTGTATAATAGCTTGCCCTTACGGAAGATTACAAGGGGTTTTGTTAGACAATAAATCAATAAATGTAGCTTATGATTTTGTCCGCGGTGAAAAAGAAGTTGGTCGTGCAAAATTCAATAAGCAAGAAGACAGAGCCTTAACAGGCAAAGGAGATTGTATCGATTGTAAACAATGTGTGCATGTTTGCCCAACAGGAATTGATATTCGTAATGGAACTCAATTAGAGTGTGTAAATTGCACCGCTTGTATCGATGAATGTGATACAATTATGGAAGGTGTTGGATTGCCAAAAGGATTGATTCGATATGCATCAGAAGATGAAATAGAGAAAAAATCTAAGTTCAAATTTACAGCCAGAATGAAAGGATATTCCGCTGTCTTATTTATTTTGACGGGAATTCTAATTGGTTTATTATTCTTGAGAACTGAGGTTGAAGCCACCTTTTTAAGATTACCAGGGCAGTTGTTTCAGCACAAAGGAGATAATATAAGTAATATTTATACTTTTAAAATCATTAATAAAACCAACACTGATTTTAATGACATTCATTTTAAATTAGTCGGTATTAAAGGGACTTTAAAAGTAGTAGGAAAACAAGATTTCAAAGTGCCTAAACAAGGTATGGATGGAGGAACTTTATTTATTGAAATCAATCAATATTTGTTACAAAGTGACAAAACTAAATTGCAGATTGAAGTATATAATGGTGATAAAAAAATTGAAACTAGTACAACTAGTTTCTTAAGTCCAAGAAGTTTTGATTAA
- a CDS encoding cbb3-type cytochrome c oxidase N-terminal domain-containing protein, producing MKKLIPVYVRVPLIFFAVFAAMEYFVDSGDRPAFIKFPMVSVFLFVFLFLLIAIEITISAIDKITYQLLTDEQKAKLEAASATSFKESQWYEKLVKSLTKSEPIENEGQLLLDHDYDGIKELDNNLPPWWVYLFYACILFSIVYLVRFEILGADNQEMELKKEMAQAKIEVAEYMKTAPDLMDEKTVTLLTEGADLAEGKTIFETNCAACHRADAGGQIGPNLTDDNWILGGGIKNLFHTITNGGRDGKGMIAWKGTLKPKEIQKVASYVISLKGSNPKDPKAPDGEIWVEDAAATPAK from the coding sequence ATGAAAAAATTAATCCCAGTATATGTTAGAGTCCCCCTTATCTTTTTTGCTGTATTTGCAGCAATGGAGTATTTTGTAGACTCTGGAGATAGGCCAGCTTTTATAAAGTTCCCAATGGTCTCCGTTTTCTTATTTGTATTTTTATTTCTTTTGATAGCAATAGAAATTACAATTAGTGCCATTGATAAAATCACATACCAATTATTGACAGATGAGCAAAAAGCAAAATTAGAAGCTGCAAGTGCCACTAGTTTTAAAGAAAGTCAGTGGTATGAGAAATTAGTAAAAAGCTTGACTAAATCAGAACCAATTGAAAATGAAGGTCAACTATTATTAGATCATGATTATGATGGCATTAAAGAGTTAGATAACAATTTACCACCATGGTGGGTATATTTATTCTATGCTTGTATCCTATTTTCGATTGTTTACCTAGTTCGTTTTGAAATTTTGGGTGCTGATAATCAAGAAATGGAACTTAAAAAAGAAATGGCTCAAGCTAAAATTGAAGTGGCTGAGTATATGAAAACTGCTCCAGATTTAATGGATGAAAAAACGGTTACCTTATTGACAGAAGGAGCCGACTTAGCAGAAGGTAAAACTATATTTGAAACTAATTGTGCTGCTTGTCACAGAGCAGATGCTGGTGGACAAATTGGACCGAACTTGACAGATGACAATTGGATTCTAGGTGGTGGAATTAAGAACTTGTTTCATACCATTACTAATGGTGGTCGTGATGGAAAAGGAATGATTGCCTGGAAAGGAACACTTAAACCGAAAGAAATACAAAAAGTTGCCAGTTATGTTATCTCTTTAAAAGGGAGTAATCCAAAAGATCCAAAAGCACCAGATGGAGAAATTTGGGTTGAGGATGCAGCTGCAACCCCAGCAAAATAA
- a CDS encoding CcoQ/FixQ family Cbb3-type cytochrome c oxidase assembly chaperone — MFEQIKHNMETIAGVAIYPILSLLIFFLFFVGLGLWVFSYKKEKIEEMSQIPLNDNQTI, encoded by the coding sequence ATGTTTGAACAAATAAAACACAATATGGAAACCATCGCAGGAGTTGCGATTTATCCGATACTATCGTTATTAATCTTCTTTTTGTTTTTTGTAGGACTTGGTCTATGGGTTTTCTCTTATAAGAAAGAAAAAATAGAAGAGATGAGCCAAATCCCATTGAATGACAATCAAACAATATAA